DNA sequence from the Chitinophaga flava genome:
GTATGAAACAACGCGGGATTATTCCATCCTCCGAAATAAGTGATCAGCAGCCAGAAGGTAATGTAGTCAAATATAGAGCTGATAGGGCCTATTACAAGGATAAAACGCCGTAGTTCACCAACCGTCCATTTGCGGGGTTTCACCAGCCATTCCGGATCTACATTATCCGTTGGGATGGCCGTCTGCGAAAAATCATACAGCAGATTATTGATCAGCACCTGTATCGGCAGCATCGGCAGAAAAGGTAAAAATGCGCTGGCTCCTACTACGCTGAACATATTACCAAAGTTGGAGCTGGCCGCCATCCGGATGTATTTGATGATGTTGCCAAATACCTTACGGCCCTCTGCCACGCCCTGTTCCAGGATCATCAGATTATTTTCCAGCAGGATAATATCCGATGCTTCCTTAGCGATGTCCACGGCTGTGTTAACGGAGATGCCCACATCTGCTGCTTTTAAAGCGGGTGCGTCGTTAATCCCATCGCCCATAAATCCTGTAACATGCCCGTTCTGCTGCATCGCTTTGATGATACGCAACTTGTGAATCGGCGCCAGTCTTGCAAATACATGGTGATGCACGACTTCCGCTGTCAGCTCCTCATCTGTCATCTGCTCTATATCCGGACCCAACAAAATACGGTCAACATTTACACCTACTTTTCTGCAGATATAGGCGGTAATACTTTCATTGTCTCCTGTTAATATACATACATCCACCTTTGCGGCAGACAGGCTGTGCAAAGCTGCGCTGGCCGTAGCTTTAGGCGGGTCCAAAAAAGAAAGATATCCCAGCAGCACCAGTTCGGATTCATCCGTCACGGAATACACCGGCGCATCAGGAGCACCCGGCATCCATTTATAGGCCAGGGCCACCACCCGGAAACCCTGTGCATTCAATGCTTCCACCTGACGATGATACCGCTCCTGCTGTTCATGTGAGAGTGGTGTTATTTGCCCATTGATCTCTACCTGGGTACAGCGTTCCATGATACCTTCCACCGCTCCTTTACAAATAAGGATGTTAAGCCCCTCTTTGTTTTCCAGCACCACCGACATACGTTTGCGTACAAAATCAAAAGGTATTTCATCAATCTTGCTGAACTCCTCCCTTATATGCAGGGCTGTTCCCACTTCTTCATGATGAAGGATAGCTTCGTCCATCAGGTTTCTCAGGCCGGTGTGGTAATAGCTGTTCAGATAACCGAAATCCAGCACTTTCTGGTCGGGTGTGCCTTCAGGATTAAGGTACTGTTCCAGTACAATGCGGCCTTCTGTGAGTGTTCCGGTCTTGTCTGTGCACAACACGTCCATGGCGCCGAAGTTTTGTATGGCACTGAGTTTTTTGACGATCACTTTTTTGCGGGACATAGCGATGGCGCCTTTGGAAAGGTTCACGGTCACGATCATGGGGAGCATTTCGGGCGTAAGCCCTACTGCTACTGAAAGCGCAAACAGGAATGCTTCCAGCCAGTTGTGCCGGCAGAAACCATTGATGAGAAATACAGCGGGTACCATCACCAGCATAAAGCGGATCATCAGCCAGGTAAAACTGTTGATGCCCTTATCAAAACCGGTCACCACCTGTTGACGGCTGATATGTGCTGCCAATGCCCCGAAGTCTGTTTTTTCGCCGGTATGTACTACCACTGCAGTGGCGGTGCCACTTTCCACGTTGGTTCCCAGAAAACAGTTGTTGCTATTATACAGCGGTTCTTCCTGCCCGGACAGAGGGTCCGCCACTTTTTCGACTGGCAGCGATTCTCCGGTTAACACCGCCTGGTTAAGGAACAAATCTTTTGAGGCCAGCAAACGCACATCAGCCGGTATCATATCACCGGCCCCCAGTTTGACAATATCTCCCGGCACCAGCATTTTTAAAGGAACTTCCTTGTCTTCACCATTTCTACATACAGTAGCATGTGTGCTCACCAGGGCCTTCAGTTTTTCAGCAGCCTTATCGGCCCTCATTTCCTGAGTATAACGGATCGCTACTCCCAGCACTACCATGCTGAAAATAACAATGGTGGAACGCAAATCGCCTGTCAACAGGCTAATCAGGCCCAGCACACTCAACAATATTACCAGAGGGTTTTGCAGGCTTTTCCACAAACGAAGCAAGGGGGATAAAGGTTTTTCTTCCTTCACCTCATTCAGCCCGTATTGCGCCCGCCTTTGTGCAACCTCCGCATCAGACAATCCTTCGGGTACAAAACCAATGGCTTTTTTGACATCTTCCAAAGGAAGCTCCATCAGGCTTCCGTTATCGTGATGGTGCATGTAACATAAACAGGCGGAAAGGCTCCCCTGTTCACTACAGCCATATTAAGGATGTGCGATAAACATAGGCTGGGTAATCAGTTGAATTACAGATTTCATAGGATTGGGTGCAAACAGGTTGGAAAGCAGACTTCTGCCAAATGCTCCCATCACGATCATCACATTTTCCCTGCCGGAGAGGTATTCCATCAACCTCGCCTCCACATTATCATCTTCCGCTATCTCGATAGAAACATCATTGTAATGTGCATGTAACCATTCTTTCAGTTTTTCAACGTCGTCCTGTAACGGCTTCCCTGGCGGTGTTACACTGAGTAAGGTCACCTTATGGTCATGAAGCTGAGGCAGCAGGTAGGTAAACTGTTTGATTGCAAATACAGATGCACCGCTGCCATTATAGGTAAGTATGATCTCGTGTACTGATTTGAAATTTTCCGGAGCGATGATAACAGGACATTCCGCTTTTTCCAATATGTCCCTGACAAAGCCGGTGGGCGCTGTTTCCGGACGCCAGGAAAAAGTAGTGGCCGCATCTATCACGATCAGGTCTGCATACCTGCTTTCCTTCAGTACGGCTTTTAATGGCATACCGGTATGCTGGTGCACTACACTGTTGATACCACTGCCGGTACAACATTGGTGGAACCGGCGGATATTTTCATCGCGGTACAGCTCTTTCTGCTCTTCCAGCCGGACACCTGGTATCGGCGCAGTGACACCCCTTTCATGGATCTC
Encoded proteins:
- the mgtA gene encoding magnesium-translocating P-type ATPase encodes the protein MELPLEDVKKAIGFVPEGLSDAEVAQRRAQYGLNEVKEEKPLSPLLRLWKSLQNPLVILLSVLGLISLLTGDLRSTIVIFSMVVLGVAIRYTQEMRADKAAEKLKALVSTHATVCRNGEDKEVPLKMLVPGDIVKLGAGDMIPADVRLLASKDLFLNQAVLTGESLPVEKVADPLSGQEEPLYNSNNCFLGTNVESGTATAVVVHTGEKTDFGALAAHISRQQVVTGFDKGINSFTWLMIRFMLVMVPAVFLINGFCRHNWLEAFLFALSVAVGLTPEMLPMIVTVNLSKGAIAMSRKKVIVKKLSAIQNFGAMDVLCTDKTGTLTEGRIVLEQYLNPEGTPDQKVLDFGYLNSYYHTGLRNLMDEAILHHEEVGTALHIREEFSKIDEIPFDFVRKRMSVVLENKEGLNILICKGAVEGIMERCTQVEINGQITPLSHEQQERYHRQVEALNAQGFRVVALAYKWMPGAPDAPVYSVTDESELVLLGYLSFLDPPKATASAALHSLSAAKVDVCILTGDNESITAYICRKVGVNVDRILLGPDIEQMTDEELTAEVVHHHVFARLAPIHKLRIIKAMQQNGHVTGFMGDGINDAPALKAADVGISVNTAVDIAKEASDIILLENNLMILEQGVAEGRKVFGNIIKYIRMAASSNFGNMFSVVGASAFLPFLPMLPIQVLINNLLYDFSQTAIPTDNVDPEWLVKPRKWTVGELRRFILVIGPISSIFDYITFWLLITYFGGWNNPALFHTGWFIESLFTQTLIIHVIRTNKIPFIESWASWQLMVTSVCIVIAGAWLTVSPLAATFGFTVLPAAYWACLFFILIAYVALTQIVKNWFNRRFVKSES
- a CDS encoding universal stress protein; the encoded protein is MEKILFVTDVVSMSNSCLDFACFLANLTQSKITGVFLENQSMELRSAAEIHERGVTAPIPGVRLEEQKELYRDENIRRFHQCCTGSGINSVVHQHTGMPLKAVLKESRYADLIVIDAATTFSWRPETAPTGFVRDILEKAECPVIIAPENFKSVHEIILTYNGSGASVFAIKQFTYLLPQLHDHKVTLLSVTPPGKPLQDDVEKLKEWLHAHYNDVSIEIAEDDNVEARLMEYLSGRENVMIVMGAFGRSLLSNLFAPNPMKSVIQLITQPMFIAHP